One Dreissena polymorpha isolate Duluth1 chromosome 9, UMN_Dpol_1.0, whole genome shotgun sequence genomic window carries:
- the LOC127846247 gene encoding uncharacterized protein LOC127846247 — protein sequence MEKKDGWYERVQTLYRFRKRARVVNDAESFFKEAINLGVTGNRPTDSNIEEYPQSLPRGRVEERLNRTDFTVTTQLVQTTLTGTPTVVRCRCGKVCKNLRGLRIHQARTVCGRRTEQQQRAGLIPGETQEDPSQVTTHSTGDLSAAEQLTAQTRSATSTLAGEMKDEEDPLLELLIEEELTEQIHDLPQPKANQAPVEQRQPIDWPKTTDKRAWNDLDKELDAILTSTMQGPVDRKLKCMTTLVYTVAKERFGTKKTRRPKPQQTPNRRQSRMKQIRGELKSLNKAYKKASQEERLGLQELRDILRRELQTLRKAENARTARRRRAQKRAEFVSNPYKFSKQLLDKERSGQLETSMADIEEHLRQVHSDPDRLIPLGDCPRLEPVAPPTSPLESKEPSLLEVKEVVRKARMGSAPGPNKIPYKVNKMCPLLLRRLWNLLKVIWRKGIIPDEWLHAEGIFTPKEKNSKHISQFRTISLLNVEGKIFFAILARRLTTYLTTNGYIDTTVQKGGVPGFSGCVVHTSANSQLIREAKVNKSDLTVVWLDLANAYGSIPHKLIESALQYYHIPEHIQGMINAYFSGMKLRFMVGEKMTAWQRLEKGIVTGCTISVVLFVMGMNLIINPANKETRGPKTSTGLHLPTNRGFMDDLTVTTQTHIQARWVLKVLEEAATWARMNFKPKKSRSLVIKRGSVTKRFTLQVQGEDIPSIMDSPIKCLGKWFDSSLIDKANVERIRSQLQEGLKQIDKSALPGKFKAWLFQNALLPRLMWPLMLYEIPTSSVECLERKISRHLRRWLGIPPSFTSIGLYGRSNQLQLPLSSLVEEFKVAKTRLVVTLKQSQDSSILNAGIETRTGRKWSASQAVEQAEKRLQQKDIVGITAVGRQGLGSSKITLWSCAGNMERRRMVQDEVRAAEEEDRRAKAVAMGAQGAWTKWTTTERKLTWADIWSYEPLRIAFLLRSVYDLLPSPSNLHRWGLQDHPKCQLCDKTGTMEHILSSCTTALTQGRYRWRHDSVLQELADKLERERTKKRPRQKPQMIQFVKEGQKAPKKNCSLPSLGNLVVKRPSNGKRPSIHTCKNSAERKDGECGSTLLKSALEDSQHSRCGECSVSWASKEQTGREQWAN from the exons CTACAGACTCGAACATTGAAGAATACCCTCAGAGTCTTCCGAGAGGGAGGGTGGAAGAAAGACTCAATAGGACGGATTTCACGGTAACGACACAGCTAGTCCAAACGACATTGACTGGAACACCGACAGTTGTTAGATGCAGGTGTGGAAAGGTCTGCAAAAACCTCAGAGGCCTACGAATCCACCAAGCCAGAACTGTGTGTGGTCGGAGAACTGAACAGCAACAGCGCGCAGGTTTGATCCCTGGTGAGACGCAGGAGGATCCTAGTCAGGTCACAACCCATAGTACTGGGGACCTCTCCGCTGCTGAACAGCTCACTGCCCAGACAAGGAGTGCTACTTCAACACTAGCTGGCGAGATGAAGGATGAAGAGGACCCGCTTCTGGAATTACTAATAGAAGAAGAACTAACTGAGCAAATACACGACCTGCCGCAGCCCAAAGCCAATCAGGCCCCAGTGGAACAACGACAACCAATTGACTGGCCGAAGACCACAGACAAAAGAGCCTGGAACGACTTAGACAAGGAGCTAGATGCCATACTGACATCCACCATGCAAGGACCAGTAGATAGGAAGTTAAAGTGCATGACAACTCTAGTCTACACGGTGGCTAAGGAGCGATTTGGCACCAAGAAAACACGTCGACCAAAGCCCCAGCAGACACCCAACAGGAGACAGAGTCGCATGAAACAGATTAGAGGAGAGCTGAAGAGCCTCAACAAGGCATACAAGAAGGCAAGTCAAGAAGAGAGATTGGGCCTCCAGGAGCTACGAGACATTCTCAGGAGAGAGCTACAGACTTTAAGGAAGGCTGAGAATGCGAGAACGGCGAGAAGAAGAAGGGCACAAAAGAGAGCGGAGTTTGTATCCAACCCATACAAATTTTCCAAACAACTTCTGGACAAAGAAAGGTCAGGCCAATTAGAAACCAGCATGGCAGACATCGAGGAACACCTCAGACAGGTTCACTCAGATCCAGACAGGTTAATACCACTCGGGGATTGCCCAAGACTAGAACCTGTGGCACCCCCAACATCCCCACTGGAAAGTAAAGAGCCCTCGCTCTTAGAGGTGAAAGAAGTTGTGAGGAAAGCGAGAATGGGATCAGCCCCAGGACCAAACAAGATACCATACAAGGTCAACAAGATGTGCCCTCTCCTGCTGCGTAGACTATGGAACTTACTTAAGGTGATCTGGAGGAAGGGGATAATACCTGATGAGTGGCTACATGCCGAAGGTATATTTACTCCAAAGGAAAAGAACTCCAAACACATCAGCCAGTTCAGAACAATATCTTTGCTAAACGTGGAAGGCAAGATATTCTTCGCCATCTTAGCCAGAAGACTGACAACCTACCTGACCACAAATGGGTACATTGATACGACAGTTCAGAAGGGTGGAGTGCCAGGCTTCTCAGGGTGTGTGGTGCATACCAGTGCAAACAGCCAGCTCATTAGAGAAGCAAAGGTGAACAAATCAGACCTGACTGTAGTATGGCTAGACCTTGCAAACGCCTACGGATCTATTCCACATAAGCTCATCGAATCAGCCCTCCAGTACTACCATATCCCTGAACACATCCAAGGGATGATCAATGCGTACTTCAGTGGAATGAAACTGCGCTTCATGGTTGGCGAGAAGATGACAGCTTGGCAGAGACTGGAGAAGGGAATAGTGACCGGGTGTACCATCTCAGTTGTCCTGTTTGTGATGGGCATGAACCTCATAATCAACcctgcaaacaaagaaacccgCGGGCCTAAGACATCTACAGGGTTACACCTGCCAACAAACAGAGGCTTCATGGACGATCTGACAGTGACaacacagacacacatacaagCAAGATGGGTACTGAAAGTATTGGAGGAGGCAGCCACCTGGGCTAGAATGAATTTCAAACCCAAGAAGTCCAGAAGTCTGGTAATCAAGCGCGGATCAGTCACAAAACGGTTCACCTTACAAGTCCAAGGGGAAGACATACCATCAATTATGGACAGTCCCATAAAATGCCTGGGCAAGTGGTTTGATTCGAGCCTTATTGACAAAGCAAACGTAGAGCGCATCAGATCACAGCTCCAGGAAGGGCTGAAACAAATCGACAAATCCGCTTTACCAGGAAAGTTCAAGGCATGGCTCTTCCAGAATGCACTTCTCCCCAGACTGATGTGGCCCCTTATGCTATATGAAATACCTACATCCTCTGTCGAATGCTTGGAGAGAAAGATCAGCAGACACTTGCGCCGATGGCTGGGAATACCACCAAGCTTTACCAGCATCGGATTGTATGGGCGATCGAACCAGCTACAACTCCCGCTATCATCACTAGTGGAGGAGTTCAAAGTGGCAAAGACACGACTGGTAGTGACGCTCAAGCAATCGCAGGACAGTTCAATCCTAAATGCTGGGATTGAGACTAGGACAGGGAGAAAGTGGTCAGCAAGCCAAGCAGTCGAACAGGCCGAGAAAAGACTCCAGCAAAAAGACATTGTCGGCATCACAGCTGTAGGCAGACAGGGGCTAGGCAGCTCCAAGATAACATTATGGAGCTGTGCTGGAAACATGGAAAGGAGGAGAATGGTGCAAGATGAAGTCAGAGCAGCAGAAGAAGAAGATAGAAGAGCGAAAGCTGTGGCTATGGGTGCCCAAGGTGCGTGGACGAAGTGGACAACGACAGAAAGAAAACTGACCTGGGCTGATATTTGGAGCTACGAACCACTGAGGATAGCGTTCCTGCTCAGATCAGTCTATGACCTGCTACCGTCACCCTCAAACCTGCACAGATGGGGTCTACAGGACCACCCCAAGTGCCAATTGTGTGACAAGACAGGAACCATGGAACATATTCTGTCATCGTGTACCACAGCCCTCACCCAAGGACGCTATAGGTGGAGACACGACAGTGTTCTTCAGGAACTCGCTGACAAGTTGGAGCGCGAGAGGACCAAGAAGAGGCCCAGACAGAAACCCCAAATGATTCAGTTCGTGAAGGAAGGACAAAAGGCTCCTAAAAAAAACTGCAGCCTACCA TCCCTTGGGAATCTCGTTGTGAAGAGGCCTTCGAACGGAAAAAGGCCAAGTATACATACCTGCAAGAACAGTGCAGAGAGAAAGGATGGCGAGTGTGGCTCTACCCTGTTGAAATCGGCACTAGAGGATTCCCAGCACAGTCGCTGTGGAGAATGTTCAGTGTCTTGGGCATCAAAGGAGCAGACAGGAAGAGAGCAGTGGGCAAACTGA